A DNA window from Haloferax volcanii DS2 contains the following coding sequences:
- the cbiG gene encoding cobalt-precorrin 5A hydrolase produces MSDTDTNSDTDSGSGHCQTPDSDGEVADEIAIVSFERKLDTAEEIKRDLADDYDRIDVLTYHGDVFADHWGEYDCFVGLMASGIAMRKTAGLLDDKWEDPAVVVVDEELTWAIPLTGGHHGANQVAHDLSKLGAVPAMTTASEAAGKQGVESKAKALDSHVVNGDSTVATNLAVLNDELGPVARLDGPKAVLVGDDVTVLKRNGGDGVVLGTGSVSGAKKAQFLTAWEQALDDADCDWDDVDFVATGTRKADEPGMLDAAEEIGAGVVYFEKETLTEFEGPTPSRSKELIGWPGIAEASAIAGGRDHELVVEKRRYDDAVTVAVGR; encoded by the coding sequence ATGAGTGACACAGACACCAACTCGGACACCGACTCCGGAAGCGGCCACTGTCAAACGCCAGACAGCGACGGCGAGGTTGCCGACGAAATCGCCATCGTCAGCTTCGAACGAAAGCTCGACACGGCGGAAGAAATCAAGCGCGACCTCGCGGACGACTACGACCGGATAGACGTCCTCACCTACCACGGCGACGTGTTCGCCGACCACTGGGGCGAGTACGACTGCTTCGTCGGCCTCATGGCCAGCGGCATCGCCATGCGGAAGACCGCGGGCCTCCTCGACGACAAGTGGGAGGACCCGGCGGTCGTCGTCGTCGACGAGGAACTGACGTGGGCGATTCCGCTCACCGGCGGCCACCACGGCGCGAACCAAGTCGCCCACGACCTCTCGAAACTCGGGGCCGTCCCGGCGATGACGACCGCCTCGGAGGCCGCGGGCAAACAGGGCGTCGAGAGCAAGGCGAAGGCGCTCGACTCCCACGTCGTCAACGGCGATTCGACCGTGGCGACGAACCTCGCCGTCCTCAACGACGAACTCGGTCCCGTCGCCCGACTCGACGGCCCGAAGGCGGTCCTCGTCGGCGACGACGTGACAGTCCTGAAGCGCAACGGCGGCGACGGCGTCGTCCTCGGGACCGGGAGCGTCTCCGGCGCGAAGAAAGCGCAGTTCCTGACGGCGTGGGAGCAAGCGCTCGACGACGCCGACTGCGACTGGGACGACGTCGACTTCGTCGCGACCGGCACGCGAAAGGCGGACGAACCGGGGATGCTCGACGCGGCCGAGGAAATCGGCGCGGGCGTCGTCTACTTCGAAAAGGAGACGCTGACCGAGTTCGAAGGGCCGACCCCCTCGCGGTCGAAGGAACTCATCGGCTGGCCCGGCATCGCCGAGGCGAGCGCCATCGCCGGCGGCCGCGACCACGAACTGGTCGTCGAAAAGCGGCGCTACGACGACGCCGTGACCGTGGCGGTGGGACGATGA
- a CDS encoding ferredoxin — translation MFEIEIDRDACDGIFACLARDGRFVEDDDGLATIDPDAAGVVRVEQTGGRVVAVLEGDAESDDDATLATRACPPGAISVREVDA, via the coding sequence ATGTTCGAAATCGAAATCGACCGAGACGCCTGCGACGGCATCTTCGCCTGTCTCGCCCGCGACGGGCGGTTCGTCGAGGACGACGACGGACTCGCCACAATCGACCCCGACGCGGCCGGCGTCGTGCGCGTCGAGCAGACGGGCGGGCGCGTCGTCGCCGTCCTCGAAGGCGACGCGGAGTCGGACGACGACGCGACGCTCGCGACCCGAGCCTGCCCGCCGGGCGCGATTTCGGTCCGGGAGGTGGACGCGTGA
- a CDS encoding precorrin-3B C(17)-methyltransferase, producing MNDGREPTEPATESATEPAADDRDEVPDDYGTLYVVGIGPGLPDHMTKRAKELISTSDCVVASNLYQEFLRDDGTLPPEGSDDGPEVVRSSMGKQVELTREAFERVRDGEDVVHVSGGDPNVYGKSDLVFTMAKGDEATDVPIEIVPGVTAALGGAAMMGAPLSNDFCTVSLSDKWRGWDEIEEKLRAAAISGFVIVLYNCWRNYERAIDVVREERADDVPVGIFNDAGRGEAGRNLDDETFSVTTLGDAKAHDDDVGGMGTSILIGTHETEPWSNDYQTYLVTPRGGRDVDDF from the coding sequence ATGAACGACGGTCGCGAGCCGACCGAACCGGCGACCGAGTCAGCGACCGAACCGGCGGCCGACGACCGCGACGAGGTCCCCGACGACTACGGGACCCTCTACGTCGTCGGCATCGGGCCCGGTCTCCCGGACCACATGACGAAGCGGGCGAAGGAACTCATTTCCACCTCGGACTGCGTGGTCGCCTCGAACCTCTATCAGGAGTTCCTCCGCGACGACGGAACCCTCCCGCCCGAGGGGAGCGACGACGGGCCGGAGGTCGTCCGCTCGTCGATGGGAAAGCAGGTCGAACTGACCCGCGAGGCGTTCGAGCGCGTCCGCGACGGCGAGGACGTGGTCCACGTCTCCGGCGGCGACCCGAACGTCTACGGGAAGTCCGACCTCGTGTTCACGATGGCGAAGGGCGACGAGGCGACCGACGTGCCAATCGAAATCGTCCCCGGCGTCACCGCGGCGCTCGGCGGCGCGGCCATGATGGGCGCGCCGCTGTCGAACGACTTCTGTACGGTCTCGCTGTCCGACAAGTGGCGCGGCTGGGACGAAATCGAGGAGAAACTGCGCGCGGCCGCCATCAGCGGCTTCGTCATCGTCCTGTACAACTGCTGGCGCAACTACGAACGCGCCATCGACGTGGTCCGCGAGGAGCGGGCCGACGACGTGCCGGTCGGCATCTTCAACGACGCCGGCCGCGGCGAGGCCGGCCGGAATCTGGACGACGAGACGTTCTCGGTGACGACCCTCGGCGACGCGAAGGCCCACGACGACGACGTGGGCGGGATGGGAACCTCGATTCTCATCGGCACCCACGAGACCGAACCCTGGAGCAACGACTACCAAACGTACCTCGTCACGCCCCGCGGCGGGCGCGACGTCGACGACTTCTAA
- a CDS encoding CbiX/SirB N-terminal domain-containing protein → MSLERPDPALDDDAVLLVGHGSRREESNEQVRTLAAKLESRLSVPVDAAYIELAEPSIDDAIETMAPTCRTMTVVPLSLFAASHVKNDVPLAVQRARATHDDTEFRFGSHLGIHPSLVDLLDERARAVESDLGVDREDDDVAVVLCARGSSDPDSNGDVHKLARLLYEGREFTRVESAFIGVTTPRLEETLHTVAKDRPDAVVVLPYMLGDGVLTERIVDTAETFDEEYPYVDAGASGPLGTDARVVETLADRYQEARSGSVEMSCDTCKYKVELAGYEDDEGGARAMLRSLVHQAEHADRSDVDDDPHVHDAPEKHVAVCTNQTCAASGAATVLEQLRQGVRDADDCDVHVSRSSCLGQCGDGPIVAVYPDSVWYGGVTPDDTDRIVSSHLERDRIVSNLVHQSL, encoded by the coding sequence ATGAGCCTCGAACGGCCCGACCCGGCGCTCGACGACGACGCGGTGCTCCTCGTCGGCCACGGCTCGCGCCGCGAGGAGTCGAACGAGCAGGTGCGGACCCTCGCCGCGAAACTGGAATCGCGGCTGTCGGTCCCGGTGGACGCGGCGTACATCGAACTCGCCGAGCCGTCGATAGACGACGCAATCGAGACGATGGCTCCGACCTGCCGGACGATGACCGTCGTTCCCCTCTCGCTTTTCGCCGCCAGCCACGTCAAAAACGACGTGCCGCTGGCGGTCCAGCGGGCCCGCGCGACCCACGACGACACCGAGTTCCGGTTCGGCTCACATCTCGGCATCCATCCCTCGCTCGTGGATTTGTTGGACGAGCGGGCGCGGGCGGTCGAATCCGACCTCGGCGTCGACCGCGAGGACGACGACGTGGCGGTCGTGCTCTGCGCCCGCGGGTCGAGCGACCCCGACTCGAACGGCGACGTGCACAAACTGGCGCGCCTGCTGTACGAGGGCCGCGAGTTCACCCGCGTCGAATCGGCGTTCATCGGCGTCACGACGCCCCGGCTTGAGGAGACGCTTCACACCGTCGCCAAGGACCGCCCGGACGCCGTCGTCGTCCTCCCGTACATGCTCGGTGACGGCGTGCTGACGGAACGAATCGTGGACACCGCCGAGACGTTCGACGAGGAGTACCCCTACGTCGACGCCGGCGCGTCGGGACCGCTCGGCACCGACGCCCGGGTGGTCGAGACGCTGGCCGACCGCTATCAAGAGGCGCGGTCGGGGAGCGTCGAGATGTCGTGCGACACCTGCAAGTACAAGGTCGAACTCGCCGGCTACGAGGACGACGAGGGCGGCGCTCGCGCGATGCTTCGCTCGCTCGTCCACCAGGCGGAACACGCCGACCGGAGCGACGTTGACGACGACCCGCACGTCCACGACGCCCCCGAGAAGCACGTCGCGGTCTGCACGAACCAGACCTGCGCCGCGAGCGGCGCGGCGACCGTCCTCGAACAACTCAGACAGGGCGTGCGCGACGCCGACGACTGCGACGTACACGTCTCCCGGAGTTCGTGTCTCGGCCAGTGCGGCGACGGCCCGATCGTCGCCGTCTACCCCGACAGCGTCTGGTACGGCGGCGTGACGCCCGACGACACCGACCGCATCGTCTCGTCCCACCTCGAACGGGACCGCATCGTCTCGAACCTCGTCCACCAATCACTCTAA
- the cobJ gene encoding precorrin-3B C(17)-methyltransferase yields MSDSDTTTESNCGGATTESTESTDTTNSESNCGGTKTETETDTTSNCGASSSTTDDDSASKCGGSSGGSKKEQTAEKVEATIEDFDGEPGQLVAVGLGPGRASEMTTLAKDTLREADHIVGYTTYIELLPDDVVEGAEDIYSTPMCGEVSRTEEAVDRALAGNDVAIVGSGDPNVYALAGLALEILESKGATASMVDFDVVAGVPAAQSCAARLGAPLVNDTVTISLSDHLTSMPTIESRLHAAAKEGFTIAIYNPWSRKRRSNYEKCCEILLEHRAPDTPVGIVHGAGRDDEEVEIVDLGDLPDLGETDLVDMTTTLLVGNEETYVWDDRMVTPRGYEQKYEY; encoded by the coding sequence ATGAGCGACTCAGACACGACAACCGAATCGAACTGCGGCGGTGCGACGACCGAATCGACTGAATCGACCGACACGACCAACTCAGAATCGAACTGCGGCGGGACGAAGACGGAGACCGAGACGGACACGACCTCGAACTGCGGCGCGTCGTCCTCGACGACGGACGACGACTCGGCGTCGAAGTGCGGCGGCAGTTCGGGCGGGTCGAAGAAGGAACAGACCGCAGAGAAGGTCGAAGCGACCATCGAGGACTTCGACGGCGAGCCGGGGCAGTTGGTCGCCGTCGGCCTCGGTCCCGGCCGCGCGAGCGAGATGACGACGCTGGCGAAAGACACGCTCCGCGAGGCCGACCACATCGTCGGCTACACGACCTACATCGAACTCCTCCCCGACGACGTCGTCGAGGGCGCAGAGGACATCTACTCGACGCCGATGTGCGGCGAGGTCTCCCGGACCGAGGAGGCGGTCGACCGGGCGCTCGCCGGCAACGACGTGGCCATCGTCGGCAGCGGCGACCCCAACGTCTACGCGCTGGCCGGCCTCGCGCTCGAAATCCTCGAATCGAAGGGCGCGACCGCGAGCATGGTCGACTTCGACGTGGTCGCCGGCGTCCCGGCGGCGCAGTCCTGCGCGGCCCGACTGGGCGCGCCGCTCGTCAACGACACCGTGACCATCAGCCTCTCGGACCACTTGACCTCGATGCCGACCATCGAGTCGCGCCTCCACGCGGCCGCCAAGGAGGGCTTCACCATCGCCATCTACAACCCGTGGAGCCGCAAGCGCCGGTCGAACTACGAGAAGTGCTGCGAGATTCTCCTCGAACACCGCGCGCCAGACACGCCGGTCGGCATCGTCCACGGCGCGGGCCGCGACGACGAGGAAGTCGAAATCGTCGACCTCGGTGACCTGCCCGACCTCGGTGAGACCGACCTCGTGGACATGACGACGACGCTGCTCGTCGGCAACGAGGAGACGTACGTCTGGGACGACCGGATGGTGACGCCGCGGGGCTACGAGCAGAAGTACGAGTACTGA